Part of the Bradyrhizobium sp. AZCC 1721 genome, TGAAGCTCGGCGATATGGCGCCCGCGGATGGCGCGGCGACGCTGACCGCCTTTACCGTCGCTGCGATCGCCCGGGTGGTGCCGTTGCTGCCGAAGGAACCCAAGAACTGGATCGTGGCCGGCGGCGGCGCGCGCAACCTCACTATGCTGCGGATGCTGCGTGAGTGTCTGGCGCCTGCGACCGTCCGGGCGGCGGACACCCTGGGCTGGGCCTCCGACGCCATCGAGGCGCAGGCTTTCGGATTTCTGGCGGCGCGAGGCCTGAAAGGCCTACCGCTGAGCTACCCCGCCACGACCGGGGTGCCGCTCCCGATGACCGGCGGCATCATCGCGCGGCCGTGACGCGGTTCAAGATATGTTGATGCAATTGCATTGACCTTGACGGCTGCATGCAGGTGCATCTAATTTAGATGCAGATGCATGGAGCGGAGGCCGGCCGGCCTTCGCGTTGGGAGGTCGTCATGGCGCAGAAGCTCACTTTGATCAGCCACAAGCTTTGTCCCTATGTGCAGCGCGCCGTGATCGCGCTGAACGAAAAGGGCGTTCCGTTCGAACGGGTCGACATCGATCTGGCCAACAAGCCGGACTGGTTCCTGAAGATTTCGCCGCTTGGCAAGGTGCCGGTGCTCGTCGTGACCGGTGCCGACGGCAAGGAGGTCGCGCTGTTCGAAAGCAACGTGATTTGCGAATACATCGAGGACACCCAGGGCGGCGCCAAGCTGCATCCGCAGGATCCGCTCCAGCGCGCGCAGCATCGCGCCTGGATGGAGTTCGGGTCGACCATTCTGAGCGAGCTCTGGGGTCTGGAGACGACGGGTGATCCCGCGATCTTCGAGAGCAAACGGCAGGCGGTTGCCGCAAAATTTGCGCGCGTCGAGGAGGCGCTGGGTAGCGGGCCGTTCTTTGCCGGCAAAAATTTTAGCCTGGTGGACGCGGTGTTCGCGCCGATCTTCCGTTACTTCGACGTGTTCGATCAACTGACCGATCTCTCGGTCTTTGCCGACACGCCGAAGGTCCGCGCATGGCGAGAGACGCTGGCGAAGCGGCCGAGCGTACGCACGGCGGTGGGTCCCGACTATCCGCAATTGCTGCACGCGTTCCTGGTGCGCCATAACGCGCATTTGCTGAAATTGGCGGCCTAGCGCGGCGGGTAGGCCCGGCTCTGCGGTGCACCACTTCGTGTTGCACCACGCCCGGGGCACGGACCAGACGTCAGCGGACGTTGGCAAGGCGCATGTCGAGATAGCCGGTCACCGTCTCCATCAGCGGCTCGAGCTTGCCGTCGAAGAAATGATTGGCGCCCGGGATGATCTGCTGATCGATCACGATGCCTTTCTGCGTCTTCAACTTCTCGACCAGCGTATTGACGTCCTTCGGCGGCACCACCGCGTCCTTCTCGCCGTGCACGATCAGGCCCGAAGACGGGCAGGGTGCGAGGAAGGAGAAGTCGTAGAGATTGGCGGGCGGCGCGATCGAAATAAAACCTTCGACCTCGGGCCGGCGCATCAAGAGCTGCATGCCGATCCAGGCGCCGAACGAAAAGCCCGCGACCCAGCAGGCGCGTGCTTCGGGATTGATGGTCTGCGCCCAATCGAGCGCGGATGCCGCGTCCGAGAGCTCGCCGGTGCCGTGATCGAATGAGCCCTGGCTGCGGCCGACACCGCGGAAATTGAAACGCAGCACCGAGAAGCCGCGATGCGCAAACGCGTAATAGCACTGGTAGACGATCTGGTGATTCATCGTGCCGTGGAACTGCGGATGCGGATGCAGGATCATCGCGATCGGCGCGTTCTTCTGCTTGGCCGGATGATAACGGCCTTCGAGGCGGCCTGCGGGGCCGGTGAAAATTACTTCAGGCATTGATGATCCCTAGGCAACGGACGTGATCCGGCGGAAAAGAATGTGATCATGCGTCGTTGGGCGATGCGCGAACGGGCGCTCCCGTGAACTGGTTGCGGCCTTCTAGCATGAGGCGAGGGGCAAAAAGCAAGCATCTTGAACGTCTCGAAGGCTGTTCAAGGGGTCAGCTTGCGATTGTATGAGACGGCACGATCCCCAATTGCCATAAGGCGCTTTGCGCAGGCACCCGGCGTACCTCGCGCTGGCCGCCCGCGGATGTAGGTAATATTATACAGAACAATGTCCGACCGCATCTATCTCGATTGGAATGCGACGACGCCGCTTCGCCCCGAGGCGAGGCAGGCGATGGCGGCCGCTTGGGACCTGGCCGGCAATCCGTCCTCGGTGCATGCCGAAGGGCGTCAGGCACGCCGGCTGGTCGAGGACGCACGGGCTGCAGTCGCGGCGGCCGTCGGCGCCCGTCCGCACGACGTGGTGTTTGCTTCCGGCGGCACCGAAGCCAATACTATGGCGCTGGCGCCGGGATTGCGCCGGGGCACGGGGTCGCCGGTCCAGCGACTGGTGGTGTCGGCCATCGAACACCCGTCGGTGCTATCGGGCGGACGGTTTCCGGCGGACACGATCGCGGCCATTAAGGTCTCGGGTGCCGGCTTGGTCGACCTTACCCATCTGCGTACGCTGCTGGCCGAAGGGCCGCCTGCGCTGGTGTCGGTGATGCTGGCCAACAACGAGACCGGCGCCATTCAGCCGGTCGGCGAAGTCGCTGACATCGTGCATGAAGCGGGCGGGCTGCTGCATGTCGATGCGATCCAGGCACTCGGCAAAATACCGTTCGATATCAAATCGATACGGGCCGACCTAATCACCCTGTCTGCGCACAAGATCGGCGGCCCCAAGGGGGTTGGTGCGCTGGTCCTGGCCGAAGAGGTTCAGGGTCTGGAGCCGCTGCTCCGCGGCGGTGGCCAGGAGCTGGGCCGCCGGGCGGGAACCGAGAATGTCGCCGGTATTGCGGCCTTCGGCGCTGCGACCAAGGCAGCCATGGCCGAGCTGCCGGCCGGCGCCATCCGGCAGCAGGGCCTGCGTGAGCGCCTTGAGAAGGGGCTGAAGCAAACGCCTGAAATCATTGTGTTTTCAGAGCATGCGCCGCGCCTGCCCAATACGACGCTGTTTACCGTTCCCGGGCTTCGGGCCGAGACGGCAGTGATCGGCTTCGATCTCAGCGGTATTTCGGTATCGTCCGGTTCCGCCTGTTCCTCGGGCAAGGTGCAACCATCCCACGTTCTGGCCGCCATGGGGTTCGAAGGCGAGCTGGCACAGGGAGCGGTGCGGCTCAGTCTGGGCTGGTCTACCACGGAGACAGACATTGATTTGGCCCTTGAGGCTTGGCGAAAGCTCGCCGATGCCTTACTTAGAGGGCGACGAAACACGGCTTGAACCGTTCTAAGCGGGTTTCGCCGGAAACGCTTCGTCACACTGATTTGCGATTGTTCCACCGCGGTCCTTGAAACCGCGAGCGGAGGATGGAATGCCAGCCGTACAAGAGACGGTCGAGCGCGTACGGCGCATCGACGTCGATCAATATCGATATGGTTTTGAGACGCTGATCGAGTCCGACAAGGCCCCCAAGGGTCTCTCGGAAGACACCGTCCGCTTCATTTCCGCGAAGAAGAACGAGCCGGCCTGGATGCTGGAATGGCGTCTGGAGGCCTATCGCCGCTGGCTGACCATGACCGAGCCGACCTGGGCGCGCGTCAACTATCCCAAGATCGACTACCAGGACATCTATTACTACGCGGCGCCGAAGCCGAAGAAGACGCTGTCGTCGATCGATGAGATCGATCCCGAAATCCTCAAGACCTACGAGAAGCTCGGCATACCCTTGCGCGAAGTCGCCATTCTCGAAGGCGTCGAGCCCCCGCCCGGCGGCGAGCCGTCGGCCAACCGCAAGATCGCGGTCGACGCGGTGTTCGATTCGGTTTCGGTGGCGACCACCTTCCAGAAGGAGCTGAAGGCCGCCGGCGTGATCTTCATGCCGATCTCGGAGGCGATCCGCGAACACCCCGAACTGGTGAAGAAGTATCTCGGCACGGTCGTGCCCACCTCGGACAATTATTTCGCGACGCTGAACTCGGCGGTGTTCTCCGACGGCTCGTTCGTCTATGTGCCGCCGGGCGTGCGCTGCCCGATGGAGCTGTCGACCTATTTCCGCATCAACGAGCGCAACACCGGCCAGTTCGAGCGCACGCTGATCATCGCCGACAAGGGCTCCTACGTCAGCTATCTCGAAGGCTGCACCGCACCGCAGCGCGACGAGAACCAGTTGCATGCGGCGGTCGTCGAACTCGTCGCCCTCGATGACGCCGAGATCAAATATTCGACGGTGCAGAACTGGTATCCTGGCAATTCCGAAGGCTTGGGCGGCATCTACAATTTCGTCACCAAGCGTGGCGACTGCCGCGGCAACCATTCGAAGATTTCCTGGACCCAGGTCGAGACCGGTTCGGCGATCACCTGGAAATATCCGAGCTGCATCCTGCGCGGCGACAATTCGCGCGGCGAGTTCTACTCGATCGCGATCTCGAACGGTTACCAGCAGGTCGATAGCGGCACCAAGATGCTCCATCTTGGCAAGAACACGTCGAGCCGCATCATCTCCAAGGGAATCGCGGCGGGCAAATCGCAAAATACCTATCGCGGCCTCGTCACCGCCCATCGCAAGGCGACCGGCGCACGCAATTATACGGCCTGCGACTCGCTTCTGATCGGCGACAAATGCGGCGCGCATACCGTGCCTTACGTCGAGGCGAAGAACTCGTCTGCGACCTTCGAGCACGAAGCGACGACGTCAAAGATCTCCGAGGACGTGCTGTTCTATTGCACCCAGCGCGGGCTCTCGCAGGAGGAAGCGGTTGGCCTCGTGGTCAACGGTTTCGTGAAGGACGTGCTGCAGCAACTGCCGATGGAGTTCGCAGTTGAGGCGCAGAAGCTGATCTCGATCTCGCTCGAAGGATCGGTTGGATAGCGACCTCATCCTGAGGAGGCCGCGCAGCGGCCGTCTCGAAGGATGAGAGGAAAGATTGTGGCCACGCCTTCGAGACGCGCCTGGCGGGCTCCTCAAGACGAGGGGTGAAAATGGAAAAACGACATGTCATTGCTTGAAGTGAAAGACCTGAAGGTTCGTGTCGAGGATAACGAAATTCTCCACGGGCTGACGCTGACCGTGAACCCGGGCGAAGTCCACGCGATCATGGGACCGAACGGCTCCGGCAAATCCACGCTGTCGCACGTCATCGCCGGCAAG contains:
- a CDS encoding glutathione S-transferase family protein yields the protein MAQKLTLISHKLCPYVQRAVIALNEKGVPFERVDIDLANKPDWFLKISPLGKVPVLVVTGADGKEVALFESNVICEYIEDTQGGAKLHPQDPLQRAQHRAWMEFGSTILSELWGLETTGDPAIFESKRQAVAAKFARVEEALGSGPFFAGKNFSLVDAVFAPIFRYFDVFDQLTDLSVFADTPKVRAWRETLAKRPSVRTAVGPDYPQLLHAFLVRHNAHLLKLAA
- a CDS encoding alpha/beta hydrolase, with product MPEVIFTGPAGRLEGRYHPAKQKNAPIAMILHPHPQFHGTMNHQIVYQCYYAFAHRGFSVLRFNFRGVGRSQGSFDHGTGELSDAASALDWAQTINPEARACWVAGFSFGAWIGMQLLMRRPEVEGFISIAPPANLYDFSFLAPCPSSGLIVHGEKDAVVPPKDVNTLVEKLKTQKGIVIDQQIIPGANHFFDGKLEPLMETVTGYLDMRLANVR
- a CDS encoding cysteine desulfurase family protein, with protein sequence MSDRIYLDWNATTPLRPEARQAMAAAWDLAGNPSSVHAEGRQARRLVEDARAAVAAAVGARPHDVVFASGGTEANTMALAPGLRRGTGSPVQRLVVSAIEHPSVLSGGRFPADTIAAIKVSGAGLVDLTHLRTLLAEGPPALVSVMLANNETGAIQPVGEVADIVHEAGGLLHVDAIQALGKIPFDIKSIRADLITLSAHKIGGPKGVGALVLAEEVQGLEPLLRGGGQELGRRAGTENVAGIAAFGAATKAAMAELPAGAIRQQGLRERLEKGLKQTPEIIVFSEHAPRLPNTTLFTVPGLRAETAVIGFDLSGISVSSGSACSSGKVQPSHVLAAMGFEGELAQGAVRLSLGWSTTETDIDLALEAWRKLADALLRGRRNTA
- the sufB gene encoding Fe-S cluster assembly protein SufB; the encoded protein is MPAVQETVERVRRIDVDQYRYGFETLIESDKAPKGLSEDTVRFISAKKNEPAWMLEWRLEAYRRWLTMTEPTWARVNYPKIDYQDIYYYAAPKPKKTLSSIDEIDPEILKTYEKLGIPLREVAILEGVEPPPGGEPSANRKIAVDAVFDSVSVATTFQKELKAAGVIFMPISEAIREHPELVKKYLGTVVPTSDNYFATLNSAVFSDGSFVYVPPGVRCPMELSTYFRINERNTGQFERTLIIADKGSYVSYLEGCTAPQRDENQLHAAVVELVALDDAEIKYSTVQNWYPGNSEGLGGIYNFVTKRGDCRGNHSKISWTQVETGSAITWKYPSCILRGDNSRGEFYSIAISNGYQQVDSGTKMLHLGKNTSSRIISKGIAAGKSQNTYRGLVTAHRKATGARNYTACDSLLIGDKCGAHTVPYVEAKNSSATFEHEATTSKISEDVLFYCTQRGLSQEEAVGLVVNGFVKDVLQQLPMEFAVEAQKLISISLEGSVG